The Candidatus Bathyarchaeota archaeon genomic interval CGTGGAAGGTCGGCGGTAGGTCTTCGACGTTCGCCTCGTCGAGCTTGTCGAAGTACTCGAGTATACTCGAGAGCTGTTCCTTAAACAGTCTCTTCTCCCTCTTCGTAAGCTGCACCCTAGCCAGCCATGCTAGATGCTCGATCTCCTTAAGGGTTAT includes:
- the gatC gene encoding Asp-tRNA(Asn)/Glu-tRNA(Gln) amidotransferase subunit GatC, with amino-acid sequence MPRKSRITLKEIEHLAWLARVQLTKREKRLFKEQLSSILEYFDKLDEANVEDLPPTFHVVEHYNVFREDEPRQFPSDIVLKNPPKMKGRFIKAPRIV